The Choristoneura fumiferana chromosome 11, NRCan_CFum_1, whole genome shotgun sequence genome includes a region encoding these proteins:
- the LOC141432583 gene encoding uncharacterized protein, whose protein sequence is MTVESVGKCSVVLLILLPFVVGIRINFTSCQNAGWKCANNLPNEIIYTCSSDTSDYVIHLKDYYTDHITSLTVQQCKKIKIILDCSILQRPSRLQAFRVNSCATVEFGSLASNSLLQTPPEVTIDNVQEIISLPRGMFKSPVTNTELKCLGTTSLSKIRIANSKIKLINTKAIYNVTGIRNIEFENVTINDAEIQAIEANMGFSLTAFTITNSKIDNLRSKAIAVQSRTVTMSNTVFGDIPTKSVNISSDFLHFTDNSIKDVFSDGFIFKSVYTYISRNHIRSLKGNALASVRCSKKMTNGKQFSFSKNSIENIGSGSLYFDYQSCKSAGTIVNYKDNQIDCKCHNIAFLVSSNVNQELNNLILDTPANNTCLAAPCSLPVDIIRMLMESNMCQINLDPRVMCLLYNDKKSKNNEVNTEEDVTEAAPTFYLIRQANGPNGDPSAAMTAINKDDLLNDSHLNMTNRTTIKVVFDSSKDFVETLRSTSNSRKRPVEEPKSPPKTEYTNRCVGTQCRTNAYDKQKALDFYKYVYAQLRPPKIDKT, encoded by the exons ATGACAGTGGAAAGTGTCGGAAAGTGCAGCGTTGTATTGTTGATCCTTTTACCTTTTGTTGTTGGCATCAGGATCAACTTTACTAGTTGCCAGAACGCAGGCTGGAAGTGCGCTAACAACCTTCCCAATGAGATCATTTATACTTGCTCATCGGACACCAGT GATTACGTGATACATTTGAAAGACTACTACACCGACCATATAACCAGTTTGACGGTCCaacaatgcaaaaaaataaagattattctGGATTGTTCAATATTACAAAGGCCGTCTCGATTACAAGCATTCAGGGTGAACAGCTGTGCAACAGTAGAATTTGGTTCCTTAGCAAGCAATTCACTTCTACAAACACCACCTGAAGTTACTATCGACAATGTACAGGAAATAATATCCTTACCCAGAGGCATGTTTAAATCACCGGTAACAAATACTGAACTTAAATGCTTAGGAACCACCTCATTAAGCAAAATACGGATAGCGAACAGCAAAATTAAACTGATCAACACAAAAGCTATTTATAACGTTACTGGAATAAGGAATATCGAATTTGAGAATGTCACTATAAATGATGCTGAAATTCAAGCAATAGAAGCTAATATGGGGTTCAGCTTGACTGCCTTTACAATAACCAACAGTAAAATTGATAACTTGCGTTCCAAAGCAATCGCCGTCCAGAGTAGAACAGTGACAATGTCAAACACCGTTTTTGGAGATATTCCCACCAAGTCCGTGAACATTAGTTCAGACTTCTTGCATTTCACTGACAACTCGATAAAAGATGTGTTTAGCGATGGCTTCatatttaaatcagtttataCTTATATATCGAGAAATCATATCCGTTCTCTAAAAGGAAACGCATTGGCAAGTGTACGCTGCTCTAAGAAAATGACAAACGGAAAGCAGTTTTCATTTTCCAAGAATTCGATTGAAAATATTGGATCCGGTTCTTTATATTTTGACTATCAGAGCTGCAAGAGTGCTGGCACGATCGTCAATTACAAAGACAACCAAATCGATTGTAAATGTCACAACATCGCTTTTCTTGTAAGCTCAAACGTAAATCAAGAActaaataatttgattttagatacgcCGGCGAATAACACGTGTCTAGCAGCTCCTTGTTCTCTTCCAGTAGATATAATAAGGATGCTTATGGAAAGTAATATGTGTCAAATTAACCTTGATCCTCGAGTCATGTGTTTGCTTTACAATGATAAGAAATCGAAAAACAATGAAGTTAACACCGAAGAGGATGTGACTGAAGCAGCTCCTACATTCTATTTAATAAGACAAGCTAACGGACCTAACGGAGACCCGAGTGCTGCTATGACGGCTATAAACAAAGATGACCTCTTAAACGACAGTCACTTGAATATGACTAATAGAACCACTATCAAAGTAGTCTTTGATTCTTCGAAAGATTTTGTCGAAACTTTACGTAGTACTAGTAACTCCCGGAAAAGACCAGTGGAAGAGCCTAAATCTCCACCGAAGACTGAGTACACTAACCGATGCGTAGGGACTCAGTGCAGGACGAACGCCTACGACAAACAGAAAGCTTTGGACTTCTACAAATATGTGTACGCACAATTACGTCCCCCGAAGATTGACAAAACGTAA